The genomic segment GCCGGTGTCACCCTGGTTGGGGCTGTTCTCGATCATGTGGTCGAGCGAGCCGAACTGGGCGAAGCCATTGCCTTCGAGCTTGTCGGCGGTGACGACGAACGGCATGCCGGAGATGGCGAACTGGACACCCAGAGCGCCCTGCGCGGTGAGGATCATCAGGCCGGCGGCGACCGCCGTGGCCGGCACCGCCATCACGGCGGCGCGCTTCAGCCGGACCCGCCCGCGTCTTCCGGACGCTTCGGGACCCTCGGGTCTTTCGTTGGTGGACGCCGTGGCATCCGAGGACGAGGCCATGTGTGCTCCCTGGACTTCCAAGTCATTGCAGATGGGGCTTCGACGGCACGTTGTCCTGGCGCGGACAGCGGTTGCGGCGCACGCCTGAGCACCCCTCCCGTGGGTGCAAGGGCTTACTAGCTACGCCGCAGTAGCCATTCGCGAAGTTACCGGGGGTTACTTTCAAGGGTCAAGGTGCTTGTGGCAAAAGGATGTTGGTTGTGCCGCCCCTGTGAAAGCTGAACATCCCTCACCTTTGGTTTTGCCTCGAAGGACCCTGATCCCGCCCCTTCCCGGAGGGGGCCGCGCACTTTCAACTTCCGTCCAATGTCTTGACGTTGACTGTTCGTCAGGTCTACAACTCTCCCGGGTTTCCCCCACGGATCCGTGGCGCCGGATCCGACGCGCAGCGCACGCCACCGTCCCGAACTCCCCGTCGCAGACGGGGTGCGGGTGGCATCACCTGAACGCGCTGCGCGGCCCGACGCAGCACCACCCCTCGCCGCGGTGCCGGGCACGGTCGCTTTCCCCTCCACTGGGCCGTGTCCGGTCCCCGGCTGTCGCTGTCGATCCGTCACGTACGGAGAAGGCGTGTCACGGATCGGCGGCGGCCTCACCGCGCCGTGCGGCATCGCCGCGTTCCCCCGCGCGAACGGTGTCCACTCGCGCGCACATCACCGCAGCCCGCGCTTCGCGGGGGCGGTCACCCGCACCTTCCGAGGGCCGTCACCGGCGGCCCTCACTTCCTGAGAAGAGGCACCCCCATGCGTACGCGATCCCTCCTTGCCCTCGCCGCCACCACCGCCGCCGTGATGGTGGCGGCCGTCAGCCCCGCCTCCGCCGCCGACACCGTGCTCACCACCGGCGGCCTCGCCGGTGACGCGGTCGCGGTCGGCGACGTGCTCAACGCGTCGCTGGCGACCGGCACGACGGGCAAGTTCTACTCCAGCGCGACGGGCACGAGCGGCGTCTCCTGTGCCGCGTCGACCTTCACCGCCACGGTCACCGACAACCCGGCCGCGCCCGGCACCGCCACCGAGCGGGTCGACGCCCACACCTTCGGCAGCTGCACCAGCAACGTCGTCGGCGTGCTCGGTGTCACGAGCGTCACGGTCAACAACCTGCCCTACACCACCACCGTGACCTCGGACGGCGTCGTCACGGTCAGCCCGGCGGAGGGCTCGGTCCTCCAGACCACCGTCGTGCTGCGCACCCTGCTGGGCAGCATCACCTGCGTCTACCAGGCGGCCAGCATCACCGGCACGTCCAGCAACGACGACAACAGCATCAACTTCACCAGCCAGCCGTTCGCGAAGACCTCGGGCTCGTCCCTGTGCTTCAGCACCGGCTACTTCACGGCGAAGTACGCGCCCGTCACGGACGCCACCCAGGGTGACGCGACGGTCTACACCAACTGACTCCGGGCGCTGGTCGGTCACCGGTCCGGCGGCCGGTGACCGACCAGCCGCACACGTCAGTCGTCCGATGCTCTCAGTTGCCCGATCGTCGCCCTGATCACCTGCCCGATCAGTCGTCGATACGAGAGCGGCGCCCGCGTCCGCGGAGGAAGAGGGCGGCGCCCACGGCGAGCACCAGGGCCGTGGCGCCGCCCGCCACCAGCGGCACCAAGGCGCCGCTCTCGTCGGTCGTGGAGGCGACGGGGCTGCCCGCGTCGGCCGCCTGCGCGTCGTCGGCGCCGTCGGTGTCCGCGCCGTCGGTGTCGGCGGGCGGCGCCTCGGTGGACTCCGCCGGCGCCGTGGTGGCGGGCTCGGGCTTCTCGGCGGCCGGCTTCTCGGTCGCCGTCTCCTCGCTCCGGGCGGGCGTCTCCCGCGAACCCCCGTCACCCGCGCCGGAGTCGGCCTGCTTCGCCCGGGGGAACACCACATCGGAGCACGAGTAGTAGGTGTCGACCGTGCTCGTGTTCTGCCAGATCGTGTACAGCACATGGTGCCCGGACCGGTCCGCCGGCAGCTTCGCCGAGAACCGGTAGGAGCCGTTCCGCAGCGGCGGGTCCGTGGTCGAGGCGAACGGCTTCCCGGGCAGATCGGACCACTTCAGCGGCTCCGTGGGGTCGTACCCGGGTTTCGTCAGGAACAGCTTGAAGGTCCCGGTGTGCGGGATCGTCGACCGGTACGTCAGGTTCAGCGTGGCGCCGGGGGAGAGGCGGGTCGAGGGCCAGTCGGCGCGGGCCAGGTCGAGCCCCTTGTAGGGCGCGAGCCCTCCGCTGCACAGCCGCCCGTCCGGGACGACCTCCCGGTCCCGTCCGTTCACCCCGGCGATCCGCATGTTGTCCCACGCGGTGAAGGGCGCGCCGTTCGCGGCGACAGCGGCCCTGCACGCCGCGGACCCCTGGCTGCCGCCCTCCGGTGAGCAGGCCGAGACCCGGCTCACCGGATCCGTCGGCGCGCCGTGCGCCCAGGCCGGAGTGACGGCACCGGTGGTGAGAAGCAGCGGAGCCACGACGGTGGCGGCGGCGGTCGTGACCGCGGTGCGACGGCCGGCGGAGCGCCGGGCGGTGGTGCGAGGCGCGGCGCTGCGGCGGGCGGACAAGCGGTACATCCGGTACGTCCGATCCATGGGGGTCGAGAGCTGACGGGTCCACCGTGTCGTACGGGACCCGTGGGTGCCGCGTTCAACA from the Streptomyces sp. NBC_00310 genome contains:
- a CDS encoding Tat pathway signal sequence domain protein: MRTRSLLALAATTAAVMVAAVSPASAADTVLTTGGLAGDAVAVGDVLNASLATGTTGKFYSSATGTSGVSCAASTFTATVTDNPAAPGTATERVDAHTFGSCTSNVVGVLGVTSVTVNNLPYTTTVTSDGVVTVSPAEGSVLQTTVVLRTLLGSITCVYQAASITGTSSNDDNSINFTSQPFAKTSGSSLCFSTGYFTAKYAPVTDATQGDATVYTN
- a CDS encoding lytic polysaccharide monooxygenase auxiliary activity family 9 protein, which encodes MYRLSARRSAAPRTTARRSAGRRTAVTTAAATVVAPLLLTTGAVTPAWAHGAPTDPVSRVSACSPEGGSQGSAACRAAVAANGAPFTAWDNMRIAGVNGRDREVVPDGRLCSGGLAPYKGLDLARADWPSTRLSPGATLNLTYRSTIPHTGTFKLFLTKPGYDPTEPLKWSDLPGKPFASTTDPPLRNGSYRFSAKLPADRSGHHVLYTIWQNTSTVDTYYSCSDVVFPRAKQADSGAGDGGSRETPARSEETATEKPAAEKPEPATTAPAESTEAPPADTDGADTDGADDAQAADAGSPVASTTDESGALVPLVAGGATALVLAVGAALFLRGRGRRSRIDD